A genomic window from Candidatus Methylomirabilis sp. includes:
- a CDS encoding citrate/2-methylcitrate synthase yields the protein LERIALQDEYFVKRRLYPNVDFYSGLIYQAMGFSTDMFTVLFAIPRTAGWLAQWEEMLLDPEQKIARPRQIYVGEDPRDYVPLERRQEATRPGDPGRAAEGSAKPPAAGQALAGAGGSGERGRPR from the coding sequence GCTCGAGCGGATCGCCCTCCAGGACGAGTACTTCGTGAAGCGGCGGCTCTACCCGAACGTGGACTTCTACTCCGGGCTCATCTACCAGGCCATGGGGTTCTCCACCGACATGTTCACGGTCCTCTTCGCCATCCCCCGGACGGCCGGGTGGCTTGCCCAGTGGGAGGAGATGCTCCTCGACCCGGAGCAGAAGATCGCCCGGCCGCGGCAGATCTACGTGGGGGAGGATCCCCGGGACTATGTGCCGCTGGAGCGGCGGCAGGAGGCGACGCGTCCCGGGGACCCCGGAAGGGCAGCGGAGGGATCGGCGAAGCCCCCGGCCGCCGGGCAGGCTCTCGCCGGCGCGGGTGGGAGCGGGGAGCGGGGAAGGCCGAGATGA
- a CDS encoding ferredoxin: MIGTPVQEGSAPRTGKAVIRVREDWCKGCEICVRVCQKKCLAMNGRGKVAVVNLEACNRCLLCDLLCPDFAIVVE, encoded by the coding sequence ATGATCGGGACACCCGTACAGGAAGGGAGCGCCCCCCGGACCGGGAAGGCGGTCATCCGGGTCCGGGAGGACTGGTGCAAGGGGTGCGAGATCTGCGTCCGGGTCTGCCAGAAGAAGTGCCTGGCGATGAACGGCCGGGGGAAGGTCGCCGTGGTGAACCTGGAGGCCTGCAACAGGTGCCTCCTGTGCGATCTCCTCTGCCCCGATTTCGCCATCGTGGTCGAGTAG
- a CDS encoding 2-oxoacid:acceptor oxidoreductase subunit alpha, translating to MQGNEACAQGALAAGCRFFAGYPITPSSEIAEELAKLLPRVGGKFIQMEDEIGAMAACIGASLGGLKVLTATSGPGFSLKQENLGFAAYAEIPCVLVNVMRGGPSTGLPTSPGQGDVMQARWGTHGDHPIIALAPASVREVYELTLRAFDLAERYRTPVILLYDEIIGHMREKTVLPDPSTSRVRERKRPTVPPEAYLPFGDAEDDVPPLASFGEGYRYHVTGLAHDERGFPTQDPRMVERLQRRLTRKIERHREDIVAFETTLLDDAEVAVLAYGVTARSARAAVRMARAEGVRAGLFRPITLWPFPDAEVGKLAERVGVIVVAEMNLGQIAREVERASRGRADVVGCFKVSGEPIAPQEILRTLRAGALGRRGALPVPGGGIASTRARLEV from the coding sequence ATGCAGGGGAACGAGGCCTGCGCGCAGGGGGCCCTCGCTGCGGGATGCCGGTTCTTCGCCGGCTACCCGATCACCCCCTCCTCCGAGATCGCCGAGGAGCTGGCGAAGCTCCTGCCGAGGGTGGGAGGGAAGTTCATCCAGATGGAGGACGAGATCGGGGCCATGGCGGCCTGCATCGGGGCGTCGCTCGGCGGCCTCAAGGTCCTGACGGCCACCAGCGGCCCCGGCTTCTCCCTGAAGCAGGAGAACCTGGGCTTCGCCGCCTACGCGGAGATCCCCTGTGTCCTCGTCAACGTGATGCGGGGCGGGCCCAGCACCGGCCTCCCCACCTCCCCCGGCCAGGGGGACGTGATGCAAGCCCGCTGGGGGACGCACGGCGACCATCCCATCATTGCCCTGGCCCCGGCCTCCGTGCGGGAGGTCTATGAGCTGACCCTCCGGGCGTTCGACCTCGCCGAGCGCTACCGGACGCCCGTGATCCTCCTCTACGATGAGATCATCGGCCACATGCGGGAGAAGACGGTTCTCCCCGACCCCTCCACGAGCCGGGTGCGGGAGCGGAAACGGCCGACGGTTCCCCCCGAGGCGTACCTCCCCTTCGGCGACGCGGAGGATGACGTCCCCCCTCTGGCCAGCTTCGGGGAAGGGTACCGCTACCACGTGACGGGCCTGGCTCACGACGAGCGCGGGTTCCCCACCCAGGACCCCCGGATGGTCGAGCGCCTGCAGCGGCGGCTCACCCGGAAGATCGAGCGGCACCGGGAGGACATCGTCGCCTTCGAGACCACCCTGCTCGACGATGCCGAGGTGGCCGTCCTCGCCTACGGCGTCACCGCTCGCTCGGCCAGGGCCGCCGTCCGGATGGCGCGGGCGGAGGGGGTGCGGGCCGGTCTCTTCCGGCCCATCACCCTCTGGCCCTTCCCCGACGCGGAGGTGGGGAAGCTGGCCGAGCGGGTCGGGGTCATCGTGGTGGCCGAGATGAACCTCGGGCAGATCGCCAGGGAGGTCGAGCGGGCAAGCCGGGGAAGGGCGGATGTGGTCGGCTGTTTCAAGGTCAGCGGGGAGCCGATTGCGCCCCAGGAGATCCTGCGGACTCTCCGGGCGGGCGCGCTGGGGCGGCGGGGCGCGCTCCCCGTCCCGGGCGGAGGCATCGCCTCGACGCGCGCGCGTCTCGAGGTGTGA